GAAACTCCTGAGTGTTTCACTCGAAGGAACCGTAGGATAAGCGATAGTTTCTATTGGCTATTACGAAACAAATTTTGAGGTGACGTCTTATGAGAAAGATAATGCTTTTATGCTTACTGATGGCAGGTATGTCTGTTGTAGGACAGACTACCTATAAACGACCTAAGTATAAGGATGATGATGTCGAAAGAGTATGGGCGATAGATGCTCATATTGGTGGAGGCTTTTATCAGAATGCACATCATACGGGTGCGGAAGTACCAAAGTACCATTTCGGTTCTACCCAGAATATAGGAATGTTGACTAAGTTTCATGCGGAATATTATTTGCCGAATACGAATTTTAGTTTAAAGGCAGGTTATGAGCATGAAGAAGTTACCTTTTTGAAGGGGGAGGCTGCTTATGACATAAATCAACTGATGTTAGGCGGAAGATGGTATGTTGCTCCTACGGATTGGTGGGTTCAACCTTATGTGGGGCTCGATATGCTTTGTGCTTTTGATGCAGAGCATTCAGCTTTCTCTACGTCTGCTTCTATCACGACTGGTTCAATGGGAACGAAGACGTATGAATACGAAGGATATGGTAATATAAGATTACCACGTTTCAGTGCAGGACCTGTGGTTGGAGCGGATTTCTATTTGTTTTCTAATATTGCATTACAAGTAGAATACAGCTATCGTCTTGGTTTCGACTCGCACTATCGGGCTACTTACATGGAAAAAGGAAGTTCGAATACGTCGTATAATCATGGACAACTGCATCGCCATGCAGTATCAGTAGGTTTAAAGATTAATTTTCCATTTACTTTTACTGCTAATGACGGAAGAAGTTTGTGGGATAGCTTGTTTGAATAATTATAGATACATAAATATAATATGTTAGAGGTAAAGAATCTGCATGCTACTATTGCAGGCAAAGAAATATTGAAAGGTATCAACCTGACCATTAAGGATGGTGAGATACATGCTATCATGGGACCTAACGGTTCTGGTAAGTCAACCTTGAGCGCTGTGCTCACAGGTAACCCTCTCTATACTGTAACCGAGGGCGAGGCTATCTTCAACGGCAAGAACCTCCTGGAGATGAAGCCAGAGGATCGTGCTCGTGAAGGATTGTTCCTTTCTTTCCAGTATCCAGTGGAGATTCCTGGTGTATCCATGACCAACTTCATGCGTGCGGCTATCAATGCCAAGCGTGAGTATCAGGGCTTGGAACCATTGAACACCAGCGAATTCATGAAGTTGATGCGTGAGAAACGTGCGTTGGTGGAATTGGATAGCAAGTTGGCTCGCCGTTCAGTAAACGAAGGCTTCTCGGGTGGTGAGAAGAAGCGCAACGAGATTTTCCAGATGGCGATGTTGGAGCCAAAGCTTTCTATTCTCGATGAAACCGACTCAGGTCTTGACGTGGATGCGATGCGTATCGTGGCAGACGGTGTGAACAAGATGCATACCGATCAGACTTCTGCCATCGTCATCACTCACTATGAGCGTTTGCTCGATATGATTAAGCCAAGTGTGGTTCACGTTCTTTATAAAGGTAGAATTGTGAAAACTGCAGGTCCTGAACTTGCCAAGGAGATTGAGACTCGTGGTTATGATTGGATCAAGGCTGAGGTAGATGAGAAATAATGAGGAGGATGGCTATGCTTTCAGAAAAACAATATTTAGATTTGTATCAGTCTTCTTCGAGAATGATCAAGAAGCACAGTGCTGAGGTTCTCAACGCAGTTCGTGATGCTGCATTCGAGGACTTCCGTCGCTTGGGCTTCCCTTCCCGTAAGGTAGAAAGATACAAATATACCGATATGAGCGCCATCTTCGAGCCAGACTATGGCTTGAATTTGAATCGCTTGGAAATTCCAGTAGATCCATACCAGGCATTCCGTTGCGATGTTCCTAATTTGAGTACTTCACTCTACTTTGTGGTAAATGATGCTTTCTATAATAAAGCTCTTCCAAAAGTGGAGTTGCCAGAGGGTGTTATCGTGGATTCTTTGTGCAAGGTTGCTGCAGAAAATCCAGAATTCATCGCAAAATACTATGCTAAGATTGCAAAAACAGATGAAGATGGTATCACTGCATTGAACACATTCCTGGCACAGGATGGCTTGCTCATCTATATTCCAAAGAATGTAAAATTGGATCGTACCGTACAGGTTATCAATATCCTTCGTTCGGATGTTGACCTGATGGTAAACCGTCGCGTTCTCATTGTCTTGGAGCAGGGAGCTGAGGCAAAGTTCCTCTTCTGTGACCATGCTGCTGACGATAAGAACTTCCTCGCTACTCAGGTCATTGAGGCATACGTAGGTGAGAATGCCAGTCTCGATCTCTATTGTCTGGAGGAGACTCATTATAAGAACCGTCGTGTCAGCAATGTGTATATCGAGCAACAGGCCAATAGCCGTGTGAACCATAACGTGATTACACTTCATAATGGTATCACTCGCAACCGTCTCGATCTGGTGTTCAAGGGAGAAGGTGCTGAGTGTTTCTGCAATGGTTGCGTGATTGCTGATAAGAATCAGGTGGTAGATAATAATACACTTATTGATCATCAGGTGGGTCATTGCAGCAGTAACGAGCTTTATAAGTATGTGCTCGATGGAGAAGCACGTGGTGCTTTTGCCGGTAGAGTGTTGGTTCGTCATGGTGCCCAGAAGACTACTTCTCAGGAAACCAACCAGAATCTCTGTGCTACGAAGACTGCCCGTATGTTTACCCAGCCGATGCTGGAGATTTATGCCGATGATGTGAAGTGTGCGCATGGAAGTACTGTAGGTCAGCTCAACGATGCAGCCTTGTTCTACATGCAGCAGCGTGGTGTGAGCCGCGAGGAGGCTAAGTTGCTTCTTCAGTTTGCATTTATCAACGAAGTCATCGACAAGATGGAGCTGGAGCCATTGCGCGACCGCCTGCATCATCTCGTTGAGAAGCGATTCCGTGGCGAACTCAATAAGTGTGAGGGTTGCAAACTCTGTAAATAAATAATAAAGCGTTCCTCTGCTTGAGGAGCGCCTTTTTTAAACGATATAAAAGGTCTTAGGATTATGTATGATATAAATAAAGTACGTCAAGATTTCCCGATTTTATCGAGAACTGTATATGATAAACCGTTGGTGTATTTGGATAATGCGGCTACAACGCAGAAACCATTGTGTGTACTTGATGCCATGCGCGATGAGTATCTTAATGTAAATGCCAACGTGCATCGTGGTGTGCATTATCTTTCTCAGCAGGCTACCGATCTTCATGAGGCAGCTCGTGAGACCGTACGTAAGTTTATCAATGCGCCTAAGATCGAGGAAATTATCTTTACCCGTGGTACTACAGAAAGTTTAAATCTTGTGGTTTCATCGTTCTGTGATGAGTTTATGAGCGAGGGCGATGAGGTGATTATTTCTACAATGGAGCACCATTCCAATATCGTGCCTTGGCAGTTGCAGGCTGCTAAGAAGGGAATTGCCATCCGTGTTATTCCTATTAATGATAAAGGTGAGATTAATCTCGATGAATTCACTCATTTGTTCACCGATCGCACCAAAATTGTAAGCATAGCTCAAGTGAGCAATGTATTAGGTACGGTGAATCCAGTAAAGGAGATGATCAGGATTGCGCATGAGCATGATGTACCTGTTATGGTGGATGGTGCCCAGAGTACTCCTCACTTTGCTGTGGATGTGCAGGACTTGGATTGTGATTTCTTTGCTTTCAGCGGACATAAGATTTATGGACCAACAGGTATCGGTGTTCTTTATGGTAAGGAAGAATGGCTCGATAAGTTACCTCCATACCAAGGAGGAGGCGAAATGATTGAAAGTGTGAGCTTCGAGAAGACCACTTTTGAGAAGTTGCCTTTTAAGTTCGAGGCTGGAACTCCTGACTATGTGGCTACTCATGGTTTGGCAAAAGCCATCGATTATGTCTCT
This is a stretch of genomic DNA from Segatella hominis. It encodes these proteins:
- the sufC gene encoding Fe-S cluster assembly ATPase SufC, whose product is MLEVKNLHATIAGKEILKGINLTIKDGEIHAIMGPNGSGKSTLSAVLTGNPLYTVTEGEAIFNGKNLLEMKPEDRAREGLFLSFQYPVEIPGVSMTNFMRAAINAKREYQGLEPLNTSEFMKLMREKRALVELDSKLARRSVNEGFSGGEKKRNEIFQMAMLEPKLSILDETDSGLDVDAMRIVADGVNKMHTDQTSAIVITHYERLLDMIKPSVVHVLYKGRIVKTAGPELAKEIETRGYDWIKAEVDEK
- the sufD gene encoding Fe-S cluster assembly protein SufD; this translates as MLSEKQYLDLYQSSSRMIKKHSAEVLNAVRDAAFEDFRRLGFPSRKVERYKYTDMSAIFEPDYGLNLNRLEIPVDPYQAFRCDVPNLSTSLYFVVNDAFYNKALPKVELPEGVIVDSLCKVAAENPEFIAKYYAKIAKTDEDGITALNTFLAQDGLLIYIPKNVKLDRTVQVINILRSDVDLMVNRRVLIVLEQGAEAKFLFCDHAADDKNFLATQVIEAYVGENASLDLYCLEETHYKNRRVSNVYIEQQANSRVNHNVITLHNGITRNRLDLVFKGEGAECFCNGCVIADKNQVVDNNTLIDHQVGHCSSNELYKYVLDGEARGAFAGRVLVRHGAQKTTSQETNQNLCATKTARMFTQPMLEIYADDVKCAHGSTVGQLNDAALFYMQQRGVSREEAKLLLQFAFINEVIDKMELEPLRDRLHHLVEKRFRGELNKCEGCKLCK
- a CDS encoding aminotransferase class V-fold PLP-dependent enzyme, encoding MYDINKVRQDFPILSRTVYDKPLVYLDNAATTQKPLCVLDAMRDEYLNVNANVHRGVHYLSQQATDLHEAARETVRKFINAPKIEEIIFTRGTTESLNLVVSSFCDEFMSEGDEVIISTMEHHSNIVPWQLQAAKKGIAIRVIPINDKGEINLDEFTHLFTDRTKIVSIAQVSNVLGTVNPVKEMIRIAHEHDVPVMVDGAQSTPHFAVDVQDLDCDFFAFSGHKIYGPTGIGVLYGKEEWLDKLPPYQGGGEMIESVSFEKTTFEKLPFKFEAGTPDYVATHGLAKAIDYVSALGMDNIAKHEQELTRYCMEQMKTIDGIRLFGEQEGKDAVVSFLVGDIHHMDMGTLLDRLGIAVRTGHHCAQPLMDRYGILGTVRASFALYNTKEEVDALVAGVKRVAMMF